Proteins co-encoded in one Campylobacter concisus genomic window:
- a CDS encoding pilus assembly FimT family protein has product MHKNKGFTVIELIFVIIAVGILAAMIIPRLEINGAREAATQMLTHIRYAQHLAMQDDKFVHSENEKFWFKMRWGIAVNDTSLQECSVDEPGIKSWKYSIFYDKRGSGNKFSGNLNSKEEVAIDTQKSNKFLSAGWRGIPQSYCNKINIDLNIEKKYGIKSVKFVGSCRKGKTQTIDFDELGRPMRVVSVTNNKGAKRPYSRLLKGDCKIVLTDKNNNVASINIEKRSGYAYIN; this is encoded by the coding sequence ATGCATAAAAACAAGGGTTTTACTGTTATAGAGCTTATCTTTGTAATCATTGCCGTTGGCATACTTGCAGCAATGATCATACCAAGGCTAGAAATAAACGGAGCCAGAGAGGCAGCTACACAGATGCTAACGCATATAAGGTACGCCCAGCACCTTGCCATGCAAGATGATAAATTTGTACATTCAGAAAATGAAAAATTTTGGTTTAAAATGAGATGGGGGATAGCTGTTAATGATACTAGTTTGCAAGAGTGCTCTGTAGATGAGCCTGGGATTAAATCTTGGAAATATAGTATTTTTTATGATAAAAGAGGTAGTGGTAATAAATTTAGTGGTAATTTAAATTCCAAAGAAGAGGTTGCCATCGATACACAAAAATCAAACAAATTCTTAAGTGCGGGCTGGAGAGGCATTCCTCAGTCCTATTGCAATAAAATTAATATAGATTTAAATATTGAAAAAAAATATGGCATAAAATCGGTTAAATTTGTTGGTAGTTGTAGAAAAGGCAAAACACAAACCATTGATTTTGACGAATTAGGTAGGCCCATGAGAGTGGTAAGTGTTACTAACAATAAAGGAGCGAAAAGACCTTATTCAAGACTATTAAAAGGTGATTGTAAGATAGTTTTAACAGATAAAAATAACAATGTAGCTTCTATAAATATAGAAAAAAGAAGTGGATACGCATATATAAACTAA
- a CDS encoding OmpA/MotB family protein: MGKLIKPEECPKCMPEWLAAFGDLMSLLLCFFVLLLSMATMDAKKMEAAVGSLAGALSVLEGGARPENQIEKETDPENTRAKKISKQKGSQSELNMNVKKINELLAASGAPEITMEESEDGFIVRLPAAMLFDKDSAEISGEDAKLFLKRIGMIVAKMPNDVKADIIGHTDNIEPSKDSAYKNNWQLSTARALSVVEELINDGVPQNRIIASGKASFDPIASNSTEDGRAKNNRVEIHFISLEPKNKEATKKSILDMRN, translated from the coding sequence ATGGGTAAGTTAATAAAACCAGAAGAGTGTCCAAAATGTATGCCTGAGTGGCTAGCTGCTTTTGGCGACCTCATGTCACTTTTGCTTTGTTTTTTCGTTTTATTACTTTCTATGGCGACAATGGATGCTAAAAAGATGGAGGCCGCTGTTGGCTCACTAGCTGGTGCTTTAAGTGTGCTTGAAGGTGGTGCTAGACCTGAAAATCAGATAGAAAAAGAGACGGATCCAGAAAATACTCGTGCAAAAAAGATAAGCAAGCAAAAGGGCTCACAAAGTGAGCTAAATATGAATGTTAAAAAGATAAATGAGCTACTAGCTGCTAGCGGGGCACCTGAGATCACTATGGAAGAGAGCGAAGATGGCTTTATCGTAAGGCTTCCAGCAGCTATGCTTTTTGATAAAGATAGTGCTGAAATTTCTGGTGAAGATGCGAAGCTATTTTTAAAACGAATAGGTATGATTGTGGCAAAAATGCCTAATGATGTAAAAGCCGATATTATCGGCCATACAGATAATATAGAACCAAGCAAAGACTCAGCTTATAAAAATAACTGGCAGCTCTCAACTGCAAGGGCTTTAAGCGTAGTTGAAGAGCTAATCAACGATGGTGTGCCACAAAATAGGATAATAGCTTCTGGTAAAGCTTCGTTTGATCCGATCGCTAGTAACAGCACAGAAGATGGCAGAGCTAAGAATAATAGAGTAGAAATTCACTTCATATCGCTTGAGCCAAAAAATAAAGAGGCTACTAAGAAAAGTATCCTTGATATGAGGAATTAG
- a CDS encoding phosphoribosyltransferase has product MIFYSYDEFAVDTKKMAKQIKDEFDPEVILAVARGGLTLGHSLAVALNNRNLFTLNSIHYEDTNKLDTINIFNVPDLSKYTKILLVDDIIDSGESMVEIKRELLKRYPNLDIKIATVFYKEKALLLPEFKVKEAHDWIEFFWDIHI; this is encoded by the coding sequence ATGATATTTTATAGTTATGATGAATTTGCTGTTGATACTAAAAAGATGGCAAAACAGATAAAAGATGAGTTTGATCCAGAGGTGATACTAGCTGTGGCAAGGGGCGGTCTAACGCTTGGTCACTCGCTAGCTGTTGCGCTTAATAATAGAAATTTATTCACCTTAAATTCTATCCATTACGAAGATACAAACAAGCTTGATACGATTAATATCTTTAACGTGCCAGATCTTAGCAAATACACTAAAATTTTGCTCGTCGATGACATCATCGACAGTGGAGAGAGCATGGTCGAGATAAAAAGAGAACTGCTTAAGCGTTATCCAAATTTAGATATCAAAATAGCGACCGTCTTTTATAAAGAGAAGGCTCTGCTTTTGCCAGAATTTAAGGTAAAAGAGGCTCACGATTGGATCGAGTTTTTTTGGGATATACATATTTAA
- the fliP gene encoding flagellar type III secretion system pore protein FliP (The bacterial flagellar biogenesis protein FliP forms a type III secretion system (T3SS)-type pore required for flagellar assembly.) translates to MLGLAVLLCTVFGADPALPTINLSLNSPTNAEQLVNSLNVLLILTALALAPSLIFMMTSFLRLVIVFSFLRQAMGTQQVPPSTVLISLAMVLTFFIMEPVGQKSYNDGIKPYIAEQIGYEEMLDKSLKPFKEFMVKNTREKDLALFFRIRNLQNPANIEEIPLSIAMSAFMISELKTSFEIAFLLYLPFLVIDMVVSSVLMAMGMMMLPPVMISLPFKLLIFVLVDGWNLLIGNLVKSFH, encoded by the coding sequence CTGCTTGGTTTAGCGGTTTTACTTTGCACGGTTTTTGGGGCTGATCCTGCGCTACCAACTATAAATTTAAGTCTAAATTCTCCAACAAATGCCGAGCAGCTTGTAAATTCTCTAAATGTTTTACTAATCCTCACTGCACTTGCACTCGCTCCTTCGCTCATTTTTATGATGACAAGTTTTTTAAGGCTTGTTATCGTATTTTCATTTTTGCGCCAAGCGATGGGTACGCAACAAGTGCCTCCTTCAACAGTGCTTATCTCGCTTGCGATGGTTCTTACATTTTTTATTATGGAGCCAGTTGGGCAAAAGAGCTATAATGATGGCATAAAGCCTTATATAGCTGAGCAGATAGGCTATGAAGAGATGCTTGATAAGAGCTTAAAGCCTTTTAAAGAATTTATGGTAAAAAACACAAGAGAAAAAGACCTTGCACTTTTTTTTAGGATTAGAAATTTGCAAAATCCAGCAAATATTGAAGAGATACCGCTAAGTATCGCAATGTCAGCTTTCATGATAAGTGAGCTAAAGACATCTTTTGAGATAGCGTTTTTGCTCTATTTGCCATTTCTTGTCATCGACATGGTCGTAAGCTCAGTACTGATGGCTATGGGTATGATGATGCTTCCTCCTGTAATGATCTCACTACCATTTAAACTACTCATATTTGTACTTGTTGATGGCTGGAATTTACTAATAGGAAATCTTGTAAAAAGCTTTCACTAA
- the coaBC gene encoding bifunctional phosphopantothenoylcysteine decarboxylase/phosphopantothenate--cysteine ligase CoaBC: protein MLKNKKILLAVCGSIAFYKAFEILSLLKKQGADVYVALSDGALEFCSVSGFEALSEHKILSSQTQNWQDGVNHIVYSKMDLVLIAPASVNTINKLTAGICDNVFMQTLIAASHVPLVVAPAANNNMIEHFSTQNSLEILKKNGALVVEPVLKTLACGDVGKGGLANLEVIVEAVIKRLSKPLFAGKKVVITGGATTEKIDDVRAITNFSSGKMARALARAFYYAGAEVKLLASFEAENEPFEILNFDSSSELLELCKSECESANLLVMCAAVSDFMPTKIDGKIKKENVGEILSLSLKRNVDILQSLKEFKCKKIGFKLEIPSESAHKNARAMLEQKGLDAVCLNILGEKNSFASEQNEVNFITKNNETLLPLASKDEIAGRIVELAANL from the coding sequence ATGTTAAAAAATAAGAAAATTTTACTTGCCGTTTGCGGTAGTATCGCCTTTTATAAGGCATTCGAAATTTTATCACTGCTTAAGAAGCAAGGCGCTGATGTTTATGTGGCTTTAAGTGACGGAGCGCTTGAATTTTGCAGTGTAAGCGGCTTTGAGGCGCTAAGCGAGCATAAAATTTTAAGCTCACAAACGCAAAACTGGCAAGATGGCGTAAATCACATAGTCTACTCTAAAATGGATCTAGTCCTCATCGCACCTGCCTCGGTAAATACGATAAATAAGCTAACAGCTGGCATCTGTGACAATGTCTTTATGCAAACGCTAATCGCCGCCTCGCACGTGCCTTTAGTCGTTGCCCCTGCTGCAAATAATAATATGATCGAGCACTTTTCTACACAAAATTCGCTTGAAATTTTAAAGAAAAACGGCGCTTTGGTGGTTGAGCCAGTGCTTAAAACTCTAGCTTGTGGCGACGTTGGTAAGGGCGGTCTTGCAAACCTTGAAGTGATAGTTGAAGCTGTTATTAAAAGGCTTAGCAAGCCACTTTTTGCAGGCAAAAAAGTGGTGATAACTGGTGGCGCGACAACCGAAAAGATAGATGATGTTAGAGCCATTACAAATTTCTCAAGCGGCAAGATGGCAAGAGCCTTGGCTAGAGCCTTTTACTACGCCGGTGCGGAGGTAAAACTACTTGCTAGCTTTGAAGCTGAAAACGAGCCATTTGAGATTTTAAATTTTGACTCAAGTAGCGAGCTTTTAGAGCTTTGTAAGAGCGAGTGTGAGAGCGCAAATTTACTTGTGATGTGTGCTGCAGTAAGCGATTTTATGCCGACAAAAATTGATGGCAAGATAAAAAAAGAGAACGTTGGCGAAATTTTAAGCTTAAGTCTAAAGAGAAATGTCGATATTTTGCAAAGCTTAAAAGAGTTTAAATGTAAAAAGATCGGCTTTAAGCTTGAAATCCCAAGTGAGAGCGCACACAAAAACGCTAGAGCAATGCTAGAGCAAAAGGGGCTTGACGCAGTTTGCCTAAATATCTTGGGTGAGAAAAACAGCTTTGCAAGCGAGCAAAATGAGGTAAATTTCATCACGAAAAATAATGAAACTTTGCTGCCGCTTGCCTCAAAAGACGAGATTGCAGGGCGCATAGTGGAGCTAGCGGCAAATTTATGA
- a CDS encoding prepilin peptidase, giving the protein MDNLVIFFAVFTFILGICIGSFLNVLIYRLPRNESINFPASHCPNCDHKLNFYHNVPIFSWIFLGGKCAFCKQKISLFYPVIELISGILFLICFFKECGEILSVETLLYALFLGLCFIMLLALSVIDIRYKAVPDPLLFAALFFAFIYALMLFIFKGNFAQILNLFLFALIFWTLRFVVSFAIKKEAMGSADIFIAAIIGAILPVKLALVAIYLAALFTLPVYALVQKRGYELAFVPFLSLGLLITYAFKEQILEILRFIYE; this is encoded by the coding sequence ATGGATAATTTAGTCATTTTTTTTGCCGTTTTTACATTTATTCTTGGCATTTGCATCGGTTCGTTTTTAAATGTTTTGATCTACCGCTTACCAAGAAATGAAAGTATAAATTTTCCAGCTTCTCATTGCCCAAACTGCGATCATAAGCTAAATTTTTATCACAATGTTCCAATTTTCTCATGGATATTTTTAGGCGGCAAATGTGCCTTTTGTAAGCAAAAAATAAGCCTCTTCTATCCAGTGATCGAACTAATTTCTGGGATACTTTTTTTGATCTGTTTTTTTAAAGAGTGCGGCGAAATTTTAAGCGTAGAAACCTTGCTTTATGCGCTATTTTTAGGGCTTTGTTTTATAATGCTGCTAGCTCTTAGCGTCATAGATATAAGATATAAAGCCGTGCCAGATCCGCTTCTTTTTGCAGCGCTATTTTTCGCATTTATCTATGCTCTGATGCTTTTTATATTTAAAGGAAATTTTGCCCAGATTTTAAATTTATTCCTTTTTGCACTTATCTTTTGGACGCTGAGATTTGTCGTAAGCTTTGCCATAAAAAAAGAAGCGATGGGTAGTGCAGATATCTTTATAGCGGCGATCATCGGAGCTATCTTGCCAGTCAAACTGGCTTTAGTGGCAATCTATCTTGCAGCACTTTTTACGCTTCCAGTCTATGCGCTCGTTCAAAAAAGGGGCTACGAGCTGGCTTTTGTGCCATTTTTAAGTCTTGGCTTACTTATTACATACGCTTTTAAAGAGCAAATTTTAGAAATTTTAAGGTTTATTTATGAGTAG
- a CDS encoding helix-hairpin-helix domain-containing protein, with translation MKKIIISLLAAASTLLAAINLNTATKEELMSLDGIGSSKADAIIEYRKANKFNSIEDIKNVNGIGDKTFENLKSDISVSGTTKIDDTKSKIKSKKDEIKEKASKKSDEAKKKKDSAKDDSIKEIKDKKEGLKDKAEKKSKAKKEKSKE, from the coding sequence ATGAAAAAGATTATAATCTCACTATTGGCAGCAGCTTCTACATTACTAGCAGCCATAAATTTAAACACCGCCACAAAAGAAGAGCTAATGAGTTTAGATGGTATAGGATCTTCAAAGGCAGATGCAATAATAGAGTATAGAAAAGCAAATAAATTTAACTCAATAGAAGATATAAAAAATGTAAATGGTATAGGCGACAAGACATTTGAAAATCTAAAATCAGATATATCAGTATCAGGCACTACAAAGATAGATGACACAAAATCTAAAATAAAATCTAAAAAAGATGAGATAAAAGAAAAAGCAAGTAAAAAGAGTGATGAAGCAAAAAAGAAAAAAGATAGTGCTAAAGATGATAGTATAAAAGAGATAAAAGATAAGAAAGAAGGCCTAAAAGATAAAGCAGAGAAAAAGAGTAAAGCTAAAAAAGAGAAGAGCAAAGAGTAA
- the uppS gene encoding polyprenyl diphosphate synthase: MNELNHLAIIMDGNGRWAKKRGFLRTNGHEAGANVVSDMCEFCIDNGVKILSLYAFSTENWKRPQKEVEFLMNLLKKFLISKRVDFIKNDIKFNTIGDISPFSDELKNEIEITKNTTRENKNLLLNLAINYGSKDEIIRAVRKLNLEGCEINEASLNAALDESEPVDLLIRTGGESRLSNFMLWQASYAELFFTPTLWPDFGKNELASIVSKFKNIERRFGGV; this comes from the coding sequence TTGAATGAATTAAACCACCTTGCTATTATCATGGATGGAAATGGACGCTGGGCTAAAAAACGTGGATTTTTGCGGACAAATGGGCACGAAGCTGGAGCAAATGTAGTAAGCGATATGTGCGAATTTTGTATCGATAATGGCGTGAAAATTTTAAGTCTTTACGCGTTTAGTACTGAAAACTGGAAAAGGCCACAAAAAGAGGTCGAGTTTTTGATGAATTTACTTAAGAAATTTCTCATTTCAAAGCGTGTTGACTTTATAAAAAATGATATCAAATTTAATACAATCGGCGACATTTCGCCATTTAGCGATGAGCTAAAAAACGAGATAGAGATCACCAAAAACACTACAAGAGAGAATAAAAATTTATTATTAAATTTAGCGATAAACTACGGCTCAAAAGATGAAATTATTAGAGCTGTAAGAAAGCTAAATTTAGAAGGCTGCGAGATAAATGAAGCGAGCCTAAATGCAGCACTTGATGAGAGTGAGCCGGTGGATCTTCTCATTAGAACTGGTGGCGAAAGTAGACTCTCAAATTTCATGCTCTGGCAGGCAAGCTACGCGGAGCTATTTTTTACGCCCACACTTTGGCCCGACTTTGGCAAAAATGAGCTTGCAAGCATCGTTAGCAAATTTAAAAACATAGAGCGAAGATTTGGCGGAGTTTAG
- a CDS encoding LptF/LptG family permease has protein sequence MSRMNRYLLFNFLGTFASLFSTLFLIMSIVFFIQIARITSYIEISFGELFKLYSFMLPRVLLFVVPIAFFVSLAMTLFRLSKENESIVIFTLGGSPNKIAKFFLIFSAFLSTALLVIAIIMIPIAAQLNANFIDYKKTVAKLNLKPTQFGQKFSDWMVYVGSEMQDNNGTTYKDIVMFNPYIKDSQRLITAKNAKITNTNQSIELSLVDGKMYDIKDEIYHQSNFKSMKIRTAQSEEISNIGSIKEYWAEANSSEKRRKDLSTYVLVALFPLASTLFAISFGIVTYRYEKGMVYVGTFGVLFGYFTLIMLFSSKPAFAIPLIFFVFLLAGILLFKAKIVRRY, from the coding sequence ATGAGTAGAATGAATAGATATCTTTTGTTTAACTTCCTAGGGACTTTTGCGTCGCTATTTAGTACGCTTTTTTTGATCATGTCGATCGTATTTTTCATCCAAATCGCGCGCATCACTTCTTACATTGAGATCAGCTTTGGTGAGCTTTTTAAACTCTACTCATTTATGCTTCCACGCGTACTACTTTTTGTCGTGCCTATCGCATTTTTTGTATCACTTGCGATGACGCTTTTTAGGCTATCGAAAGAGAATGAAAGTATCGTTATTTTTACACTTGGTGGCTCACCAAATAAAATTGCTAAATTTTTCTTAATATTTTCAGCATTTTTAAGCACCGCTCTACTTGTCATCGCCATCATAATGATACCAATAGCCGCACAGCTAAATGCAAATTTTATTGATTATAAAAAGACTGTTGCAAAGCTAAATTTAAAGCCAACTCAGTTTGGACAAAAATTTTCTGACTGGATGGTCTATGTGGGTAGTGAAATGCAAGATAACAACGGCACTACCTATAAAGATATTGTGATGTTTAATCCTTACATTAAAGACTCCCAACGCTTAATCACTGCAAAAAATGCAAAAATCACAAATACAAATCAAAGTATTGAACTCTCTTTAGTAGATGGAAAAATGTATGATATAAAAGATGAAATTTATCATCAAAGCAACTTCAAATCCATGAAGATAAGGACTGCACAAAGTGAAGAGATAAGCAATATCGGCAGTATAAAAGAGTACTGGGCGGAGGCAAATAGTAGTGAAAAAAGAAGAAAAGACCTTAGCACATATGTGCTTGTTGCGCTATTTCCACTTGCCAGTACACTTTTTGCCATAAGCTTTGGCATCGTTACTTATAGATATGAAAAGGGCATGGTTTATGTTGGGACATTTGGCGTTTTATTTGGGTATTTTACGCTCATAATGCTATTTTCATCAAAGCCAGCTTTTGCGATTCCTCTCATATTTTTCGTCTTTTTGTTGGCAGGAATTTTGCTTTTTAAAGCCAAGATCGTGCGAAGATACTAA
- a CDS encoding motility protein A produces MDLGTVVGWVLTLVLLFGSMAIGVGIGPYIDIPSVMIVFGGTIGVMMVGFKMETLKGIGKFYGIAVKPSVVVNLPETIKKIVDYSTKARRDGILSLESEVNNETNQFLKRGLSMAVDGNEPDAIRALLEIDIDQTSTRHSNNIKIFEQVGGFAGAMGMIGTLIGLVAMLLNMSDPSAIGPSMAVALLTTLYGAMIGNIIGAPVANILSIRDADEALEKQVVLEGIMSIQAGDNPRTLEAKLLAFLPPKDRKSQFE; encoded by the coding sequence ATGGATTTAGGAACCGTCGTCGGCTGGGTTTTGACCCTGGTGCTTTTGTTTGGATCAATGGCGATAGGCGTTGGTATAGGACCATACATCGATATCCCTTCTGTGATGATCGTTTTTGGTGGTACTATCGGCGTTATGATGGTTGGCTTCAAGATGGAGACGCTTAAAGGAATTGGTAAATTTTATGGCATTGCTGTTAAGCCATCAGTCGTAGTAAATTTACCTGAGACTATAAAAAAAATAGTTGATTATTCAACTAAAGCTAGACGTGATGGTATCTTATCGCTTGAAAGCGAAGTAAATAATGAGACAAATCAGTTTTTAAAAAGAGGTCTTTCAATGGCGGTCGATGGCAATGAGCCAGATGCGATAAGAGCGCTTTTAGAGATCGATATTGATCAAACTAGTACAAGACATTCAAATAATATTAAAATTTTTGAGCAAGTCGGCGGTTTTGCGGGTGCTATGGGTATGATCGGTACGCTCATTGGTCTTGTTGCGATGCTTCTTAACATGTCAGATCCTAGTGCGATCGGCCCATCAATGGCGGTTGCATTGCTTACGACGCTTTATGGTGCGATGATAGGTAATATCATAGGTGCGCCTGTGGCAAACATCCTCTCTATTCGCGATGCTGATGAAGCACTTGAAAAACAAGTCGTACTTGAGGGAATCATGTCGATACAAGCAGGTGATAATCCAAGAACGCTTGAAGCTAAACTATTAGCATTTTTACCACCAAAAGATAGAAAAAGTCAGTTTGAATAA
- the glmU gene encoding bifunctional UDP-N-acetylglucosamine diphosphorylase/glucosamine-1-phosphate N-acetyltransferase GlmU: MNNTSIIILAAGLGTRMKSKRPKVLFELCGEPMIIHILKQAYAITNDVSVVLHYEKELISKKIKEIFPQTKIFEQDHTNFPGTAGAIKSVNLSGEKVLVTCGDMPLVKSTDLMRLANAEADVVMSSFEAANPFGYGRVIIKNGKVEGIVEQKDASEAQLAIKSVNAGCYCFKREALEQILPLISNQNAQKEYYLTDAIKIANEKGLKCVAVNVNEQNFMGINDKFQLSIAEKIMQDEIKQNLMKAGVLMRMPESIFIDSRAKFEGECVLEENVSILGECVITESIIKSSSVIESSVIKNSDIGPLAHIRPNSEIFDTHIGNFVEVKKGVLSGVKAGHLSYLGDCEIESGTNIGCGTITCNYDGKAKYKTKIGKNVFVGSDTQLVAPVNIADNVIIAAGSTITKDVESGALAISRGRQENKSGFFEKFFGKDDVKK, encoded by the coding sequence ATGAACAATACTTCAATCATAATTTTAGCGGCTGGTCTTGGCACCAGAATGAAATCAAAACGTCCAAAAGTCCTATTTGAACTTTGCGGCGAGCCAATGATCATTCACATCTTAAAGCAAGCTTATGCGATCACAAATGACGTTAGCGTCGTGCTTCACTACGAAAAAGAGTTAATTAGCAAAAAGATAAAAGAAATTTTCCCTCAAACTAAAATTTTTGAGCAAGATCATACAAATTTCCCAGGCACTGCTGGAGCGATAAAAAGCGTAAATTTAAGCGGCGAAAAGGTGCTTGTAACTTGTGGCGATATGCCTCTTGTAAAATCAACTGATCTAATGCGTCTAGCAAATGCCGAAGCTGACGTGGTTATGAGCTCTTTTGAAGCAGCAAATCCTTTTGGCTACGGCAGAGTCATCATAAAAAATGGCAAAGTTGAAGGCATCGTCGAGCAAAAAGATGCTAGCGAAGCGCAACTTGCCATAAAAAGCGTAAATGCTGGCTGCTACTGCTTTAAACGCGAGGCTCTAGAGCAAATTTTACCGCTTATAAGCAACCAAAATGCGCAAAAAGAATACTACCTAACAGATGCCATAAAAATAGCAAATGAAAAGGGTTTAAAGTGCGTCGCAGTGAATGTAAATGAACAAAATTTTATGGGCATAAATGATAAATTTCAGCTTAGCATTGCAGAAAAGATCATGCAAGATGAGATCAAGCAAAATTTGATGAAAGCTGGCGTCTTGATGCGCATGCCTGAGAGCATTTTCATAGACAGCAGAGCCAAATTTGAAGGCGAGTGCGTACTCGAAGAAAACGTAAGTATCCTTGGCGAGTGCGTCATCACTGAGAGCATCATCAAAAGCTCATCAGTAATAGAAAGTAGCGTCATCAAAAACTCAGACATCGGTCCACTAGCTCACATCAGGCCAAATTCTGAAATTTTTGACACACACATAGGAAATTTCGTCGAGGTTAAAAAAGGCGTTCTTAGCGGCGTAAAAGCTGGACACTTAAGCTATCTTGGCGACTGCGAGATAGAAAGTGGCACAAATATCGGTTGTGGTACCATCACATGCAACTACGACGGCAAGGCAAAATATAAAACCAAGATCGGCAAAAATGTCTTTGTTGGCTCAGATACGCAGCTAGTCGCCCCTGTAAATATCGCTGATAACGTCATCATCGCAGCTGGCAGCACCATCACAAAAGACGTTGAGAGCGGCGCTCTAGCTATCAGCAGAGGTCGCCAAGAGAACAAAAGCGGCTTTTTTGAGAAATTCTTTGGCAAAGACGATGTTAAAAAATAA
- the truA gene encoding tRNA pseudouridine(38-40) synthase TruA: MKIQLIYSYDGSKFQGSQTQPHENGVEDELSRALAHVGIFEKIVSSSRTDKKVHAINQSSSVICGDHFKNLEHLKELINRHAHPNIHIKRINLVNDSFQARFDAIARSYRYIIDHGEFDVFSSNYKVFLPKFDIKKANEILSNFVGEHDFSSYMKTGSDTKSPVREIFKAFCYEYKNQTIIVFKANGFLRAQVRLMVANLLKALSIKNGGELINASLNGHLALTRIPAQAEGLYLNRVFYKFN, from the coding sequence ATGAAAATCCAACTAATTTATAGCTACGATGGCTCTAAATTTCAAGGCTCGCAAACTCAGCCTCATGAAAATGGCGTAGAAGATGAGCTTTCGCGTGCTCTAGCTCACGTTGGAATATTTGAAAAAATAGTCTCTAGCTCACGTACAGATAAAAAAGTTCATGCGATTAATCAAAGCTCAAGCGTAATTTGTGGCGATCATTTTAAAAATTTAGAGCATCTAAAAGAGCTAATCAACCGCCATGCTCATCCAAATATTCATATAAAACGCATAAATTTGGTTAATGATAGCTTTCAGGCGAGATTTGACGCCATAGCAAGGTCTTATAGATACATTATAGATCATGGAGAATTTGACGTTTTTAGCTCAAACTATAAAGTCTTTTTGCCAAAATTTGATATCAAAAAAGCAAATGAAATTTTATCTAATTTCGTTGGCGAGCATGATTTTAGCTCCTATATGAAAACAGGAAGTGATACAAAAAGTCCAGTGCGAGAAATTTTTAAGGCATTTTGTTATGAATACAAAAACCAAACTATCATCGTTTTTAAAGCGAATGGCTTTTTACGCGCTCAAGTACGGCTTATGGTTGCAAATCTACTTAAAGCTTTAAGTATAAAAAATGGTGGTGAGCTCATCAATGCTTCGCTTAATGGACACCTTGCCTTAACTCGTATCCCAGCTCAAGCTGAAGGACTTTATCTAAATAGAGTTTTCTATAAATTTAATTAG